One Leifsonia shinshuensis DNA window includes the following coding sequences:
- a CDS encoding alpha/beta hydrolase: MFDALLSVDVLTGPVPVVVFAVAAALLVALLARRPSLAWLRRLGLAAAIGLLGAVITWLVCVRWLNLFGESLGAGNYLWVAAVFCGVALAAASIGRAPRWRTAVAIAAVPAFVLAATLGINLNYGLDRTVGNVLAITIPNPIKAKPLTGRSTAYDVALWKHWKAPAGMPLKGKTGTAHIPGTISGFHAREAGVYLPPAALTAHPPALPLIVMMMGQPGNPDPEPIASVLNALAAQHHGLAPVVVVADQLGAGMPDTLCLDTTRYGNVATYITRDVTDWAARHLPITHDHRFWSIAGYSNGGLCGLSFGIDHPDLFANILDISGEEYPGAEHPAATLNEIFHGDQAAYDRSKPLSRLVPGAFPGSIIFTACRDDPRYHGVAAQEVRATQRAGVASTFIDLPTGGHGMGALMGGLTGGLPLLFGTLGLQKPG; this comes from the coding sequence GTGTTTGACGCGCTGCTGTCCGTCGACGTCCTCACCGGCCCGGTTCCGGTCGTGGTGTTCGCCGTCGCCGCGGCGCTGCTGGTCGCGCTCCTGGCGCGCCGTCCCTCGCTCGCCTGGCTCCGCCGGCTCGGCCTTGCCGCCGCCATCGGCCTCCTCGGCGCTGTCATCACCTGGCTCGTGTGCGTCCGCTGGCTCAACCTGTTCGGCGAATCGCTCGGCGCGGGCAACTACCTCTGGGTGGCCGCTGTGTTCTGCGGGGTCGCGCTCGCCGCGGCCAGCATCGGCCGCGCCCCGCGCTGGCGCACGGCCGTCGCCATCGCCGCCGTGCCGGCCTTCGTGCTCGCCGCGACCCTGGGCATCAACCTGAACTACGGCCTCGACCGCACCGTCGGCAACGTCCTCGCCATCACCATCCCGAACCCGATCAAGGCCAAGCCGCTCACCGGCCGGAGCACGGCCTACGACGTCGCGCTCTGGAAGCACTGGAAGGCGCCGGCGGGGATGCCGCTGAAGGGCAAGACCGGCACCGCGCACATCCCGGGGACGATCAGCGGCTTCCATGCCAGGGAGGCCGGCGTCTACCTGCCGCCCGCGGCGCTCACCGCCCACCCTCCCGCATTGCCGCTCATCGTGATGATGATGGGCCAGCCCGGCAACCCCGACCCGGAGCCCATCGCGTCGGTGCTGAACGCCCTCGCCGCCCAGCACCACGGCCTCGCCCCCGTCGTCGTCGTGGCCGACCAGCTCGGCGCGGGGATGCCCGACACCCTCTGCCTCGACACGACGCGGTACGGTAACGTGGCCACCTACATCACGAGGGACGTCACCGACTGGGCCGCCCGGCACCTCCCGATCACGCACGACCACCGGTTCTGGTCCATCGCCGGGTACTCCAACGGGGGCCTGTGCGGGCTGTCGTTCGGCATCGATCACCCCGACCTGTTCGCGAACATCCTCGACATCTCCGGCGAGGAGTACCCGGGCGCCGAGCATCCCGCCGCGACGCTGAACGAGATCTTCCACGGCGACCAGGCCGCGTACGACCGGTCCAAGCCGCTCAGCCGGCTCGTCCCCGGCGCGTTCCCCGGCTCCATCATCTTCACCGCCTGCCGCGACGACCCCCGGTATCACGGCGTCGCGGCGCAGGAGGTGCGGGCCACGCAGCGTGCGGGGGTGGCGAGCACTTTCATCGACCTCCCCACCGGCGGTCACGGCATGGGCGCACTGATGGGCGGGCTGACCGGCGGCCTCCCGCTGCTGTTCGGGACCCTGGGGCTGCAGAAGCCCGGCTAG
- a CDS encoding NADP-dependent oxidoreductase, with translation MPRFVQLEEFGSREFLHLVERERPWPGPGQVLVRVMAAGLNPMDYKAYRSEKAAARMGVTLPSGMGQDFAGFVEERGEGAVRFGIGQAVLGTAPFAALADFLVIAEDGQIVEKPDPLTFEVAGSLGVVGRTAMATAASLDLGESDTVLVSAAAGGVGVLAAQLAIRCGAAVVGTASEENHEFLETLGILPVAYGDGLADRVREVLDDGQRITAVLDNHGPDTIDAAIELGVPPERINTIAAFGPDARGARTVGGRTAGNAELAELADLLAQNELVLPIDSIFPIERTVEAYGRLEAGHVRGKIVIVTD, from the coding sequence GGACAGGTGCTCGTGCGGGTGATGGCCGCCGGCCTCAACCCGATGGACTACAAGGCGTACCGCAGCGAGAAGGCGGCCGCCCGGATGGGCGTGACGCTGCCGAGCGGCATGGGCCAGGACTTCGCCGGCTTCGTGGAGGAGCGCGGCGAAGGCGCCGTGCGCTTCGGGATCGGTCAGGCCGTGCTCGGCACCGCCCCGTTCGCCGCGCTCGCGGACTTCCTCGTGATCGCCGAGGACGGCCAGATCGTCGAGAAGCCCGACCCGCTCACCTTCGAGGTGGCCGGGTCGCTCGGCGTCGTCGGCCGTACCGCGATGGCGACCGCGGCCTCCCTCGACCTCGGCGAGAGCGACACCGTGCTGGTGAGCGCCGCCGCGGGCGGGGTCGGCGTGCTGGCGGCGCAGCTCGCCATCCGTTGCGGCGCGGCTGTCGTCGGCACGGCGAGCGAGGAGAACCACGAGTTCCTGGAGACGCTGGGCATCCTCCCCGTCGCGTACGGCGACGGCCTGGCCGACCGCGTGCGGGAGGTCCTGGACGACGGCCAGCGGATCACGGCGGTCCTCGACAACCACGGACCGGACACCATCGACGCGGCGATCGAGCTCGGCGTCCCGCCGGAGCGCATCAACACGATCGCCGCGTTCGGCCCGGACGCGCGCGGCGCGCGCACCGTCGGCGGCCGCACGGCGGGCAACGCCGAGCTGGCCGAGCTCGCCGACCTCCTCGCGCAGAACGAGCTCGTGCTGCCGATCGACTCGATCTTCCCGATCGAGCGGACCGTCGAGGCCTACGGGCGGCTGGAGGCCGGCCACGTCCGCGGCAAGATCGTGATCGTCACCGACTGA